Proteins encoded in a region of the Paramagnetospirillum magneticum AMB-1 genome:
- the bioA gene encoding adenosylmethionine--8-amino-7-oxononanoate transaminase — MTLSYDELRALDARHVWHPFTQAGTAQPAILALGARGSTIYAADGREYLDLVSSWWVNLHGHANPAIAQAVADQAGRLEQVIFADFTHEPAARLAHRVCKRLPGDLNRVFYSDDGSTAVEVALKLAHQYWRNHGQHRSTYIAFEGGYHGDTAGAMSAGHSSGYFGAWKEMLFPVETVPFPATWNGDETVEDKEQAALDALDLLFAANPDHVAAVIIEPLIQGASGMRMCRPDFLRKLEAKVRDNGSLLILDEVMTGFGRTGEIFACVKAGITPDLICLSKGLTGGFLPLSVTVARDGIFEAFLGQDLSRAFLHGHSYTANPLGCAAGLTSIDLLESAACQQRIGAIEAIHRRRLDGLKGLSNVAHTRLTGTVAALDVIGGGKGYEAGIGPKLKAAFLERGLLLRPLGNVLYLLPPYCITDAELERAWDAVDEVLRSLAK; from the coding sequence ATGACCCTGTCCTATGATGAGCTTCGGGCGCTGGACGCCCGCCATGTCTGGCATCCCTTCACCCAGGCCGGGACCGCCCAGCCGGCGATCCTGGCCCTGGGCGCCCGGGGAAGCACCATCTACGCCGCCGACGGGCGCGAATATCTCGATCTGGTATCGTCGTGGTGGGTCAACCTGCACGGCCACGCCAACCCGGCCATCGCCCAGGCCGTGGCCGATCAGGCCGGACGGCTGGAACAGGTGATCTTCGCCGACTTCACCCACGAGCCCGCCGCCCGGCTGGCCCACCGGGTGTGCAAGCGCCTGCCCGGCGACCTGAACCGGGTGTTCTATTCCGACGATGGCTCCACCGCCGTGGAAGTGGCGCTGAAGCTGGCGCACCAGTACTGGCGCAACCACGGACAGCACCGCTCCACCTATATCGCCTTCGAGGGCGGCTATCACGGCGACACGGCGGGCGCCATGTCGGCCGGTCATTCCTCGGGCTATTTCGGCGCCTGGAAGGAAATGCTGTTTCCGGTGGAGACCGTTCCCTTCCCCGCCACCTGGAACGGCGACGAGACCGTGGAGGACAAGGAGCAGGCGGCGCTGGACGCCCTTGACCTGCTCTTCGCCGCCAACCCCGACCATGTCGCCGCGGTAATCATCGAGCCGCTGATCCAGGGCGCCAGCGGCATGCGCATGTGCCGCCCGGACTTCCTGCGCAAGCTGGAGGCCAAGGTGCGCGACAACGGGTCGCTGCTGATCCTCGACGAGGTGATGACCGGATTCGGGCGCACCGGCGAGATTTTCGCCTGCGTCAAGGCGGGGATCACCCCCGACCTGATCTGCCTGTCCAAGGGCTTGACCGGCGGCTTCCTGCCGCTGTCGGTGACCGTGGCCCGCGACGGCATCTTCGAGGCCTTCCTGGGCCAGGATCTGTCGCGCGCCTTCCTGCACGGCCATTCCTACACCGCCAATCCCCTGGGCTGCGCCGCCGGCCTAACCTCCATCGACCTGCTGGAATCCGCAGCCTGCCAGCAGCGCATCGGAGCGATCGAAGCCATCCATCGCCGGCGCCTGGACGGTCTGAAAGGCCTTTCCAACGTCGCCCATACCCGGCTGACCGGCACGGTAGCGGCGCTGGACGTCATCGGCGGCGGCAAGGGCTACGAGGCGGGCATCGGTCCGAAGCTGAAGGCGGCGTTTCTCGAGCGCGGCCTGCTGCTGCGGCCGCTGGGCAACGTGCTTTATCTGCTGCCGCCCTACTGCATCACCGACGCCGAGCTGGAACGGGCCTGGGATGCGGTCGATGAGGTCCTGCGGTCCTTGGCGAAATAG
- a CDS encoding efflux RND transporter periplasmic adaptor subunit produces the protein MYKRLLRQAPLLLILLTLAAAGGWWWWRVSAPEVEVVMPRRGAAVEAIYATGTVEAEKWARIAPVVPGRIAEILAFEGDAVKEGQPLARLDDREARARIAELEAKAAYWREEMARSATLTARGYRSTEATQKARSEYNQVTAAINAARQKRTDLLVTSPMDGMVLKRDGEIGELAEVKDALFWVGAPRPLRITAEVDEEDIARVRIGQKVLIKADAFAERVLEAKVDRVTPKGDPVNKTFRVRVVLPDDTPLLVGMTTEINIITAEHADVLLVPITALRDGKVLVVQDGRTAAIAIQTGIRGRTMVEVTQGLGPETALIASPPSSLKAGDRVRVK, from the coding sequence ATGTACAAGCGCCTCCTCCGCCAAGCTCCACTGCTGCTGATTCTTCTGACCCTGGCCGCCGCCGGCGGGTGGTGGTGGTGGCGCGTCTCGGCTCCCGAGGTCGAGGTGGTAATGCCTCGGCGCGGCGCAGCGGTGGAGGCCATCTACGCCACCGGCACGGTGGAGGCCGAGAAATGGGCCCGCATCGCTCCGGTGGTTCCGGGACGCATCGCCGAGATCCTGGCCTTCGAGGGCGACGCGGTCAAGGAAGGCCAGCCCCTGGCCCGCCTGGACGACCGCGAGGCCCGGGCCAGGATCGCCGAGCTGGAGGCCAAGGCCGCCTATTGGCGCGAAGAGATGGCCCGCTCGGCGACGCTGACCGCGCGCGGCTACCGCTCCACCGAGGCGACCCAGAAGGCCCGCAGCGAGTACAATCAGGTCACCGCCGCCATCAACGCCGCCCGGCAAAAGCGCACCGACCTGCTGGTGACCTCGCCCATGGACGGCATGGTCCTGAAACGCGATGGCGAGATCGGCGAACTGGCCGAGGTCAAGGACGCCCTGTTCTGGGTGGGCGCGCCCCGCCCGCTGCGTATCACCGCCGAGGTGGATGAAGAAGACATCGCCCGGGTGAGGATCGGCCAGAAGGTGCTGATCAAGGCCGACGCCTTCGCCGAACGGGTGCTGGAGGCCAAGGTCGACCGCGTCACCCCCAAGGGCGACCCGGTCAACAAGACCTTCCGCGTCCGGGTGGTGCTGCCCGACGACACGCCTTTGCTGGTGGGCATGACCACCGAGATCAACATCATCACCGCCGAGCATGCCGATGTCCTGCTGGTGCCCATCACCGCGCTGAGGGACGGCAAGGTTCTGGTGGTGCAGGACGGCCGCACCGCAGCCATCGCCATCCAGACGGGCATCCGCGGCCGGACTATGGTGGAGGTGACGCAAGGGCTTGGGCCCGAGACCGCCCTCATCGCCTCGCCTCCTTCCAGCCTGAAGGCCGGCGACCGCGTCCGGGTGAAATAG
- a CDS encoding ABC transporter permease → MLPLGLSIALQHLRHRRRQTLVSLLGVSLGVAFFIGISAMMQGFQRDFIARIIDVQPHIIVKDEVRAAPKQAVERAYPDGAVSLRGLKPREEVRGIRGARNMLATLEEMPGVHVAPALSGNLLLRFGGKDVSVNVTGIQPERERLVTHLEKDLLSGSLDALYTTSNAIIIGEGIAAKAGIRKDDLISAVSPVGVVLKMKVVGIFRSNITLLDNFETYTLLKKAQVLQNRANVVNRLNLRLDDVEQAAPLAATIERQFGYRSESWQEQSRNVLGIFVIQNAIMYSTVSAILIVACFGIFNVISTVVFEKTRDIGILKSMGFRDKDIRRIFVMEGLIVGLIGTVIGWLMGWGLIEFMASLDFQMEGFVKAQGFVLYRTPKHYAISAAMAIASATLAAWVPARRASRLNPVDIVRGAG, encoded by the coding sequence GTGCTGCCGCTCGGCCTGTCCATCGCGCTCCAGCACCTGCGCCACCGTCGGCGCCAGACCCTGGTCTCGCTGCTGGGCGTGTCGCTGGGAGTCGCCTTCTTCATCGGCATCTCGGCCATGATGCAGGGCTTCCAGCGCGACTTCATCGCCCGGATCATCGATGTGCAGCCCCATATCATCGTCAAGGACGAGGTGCGCGCCGCCCCCAAGCAGGCGGTGGAGCGCGCCTATCCCGACGGTGCCGTCTCCTTGCGCGGACTCAAGCCCCGCGAGGAGGTGCGCGGCATCCGGGGCGCCCGCAACATGCTGGCGACGCTGGAGGAGATGCCTGGCGTCCACGTGGCTCCGGCCCTGTCGGGCAATCTGCTGCTGCGCTTCGGCGGCAAGGATGTCTCGGTCAACGTCACCGGTATCCAGCCGGAGCGCGAGCGCCTGGTCACCCATCTGGAAAAGGACCTGCTGTCGGGCTCCCTGGACGCGCTTTATACCACCTCCAACGCCATCATCATCGGCGAGGGCATCGCCGCCAAAGCGGGCATCCGCAAGGACGACCTGATTTCCGCCGTCTCGCCGGTGGGCGTGGTGCTGAAGATGAAGGTGGTGGGAATCTTCCGCAGCAACATCACGCTGCTGGACAATTTCGAGACCTACACCCTGCTGAAGAAGGCCCAGGTGCTGCAAAACCGCGCCAATGTGGTCAACCGCCTGAACCTGCGCCTCGACGACGTTGAGCAGGCCGCCCCCCTGGCCGCCACCATCGAGCGCCAGTTCGGCTATCGCTCGGAATCCTGGCAGGAACAGTCGCGCAACGTGCTGGGCATCTTCGTCATCCAGAACGCCATCATGTATTCCACGGTCAGCGCCATTCTGATCGTCGCCTGCTTCGGCATCTTCAACGTCATCTCCACCGTGGTGTTCGAGAAGACCAGGGATATCGGCATCCTCAAATCCATGGGATTCAGGGACAAGGACATCCGCCGCATCTTCGTCATGGAAGGTCTGATCGTCGGGCTGATCGGCACGGTGATCGGCTGGCTGATGGGCTGGGGACTGATCGAGTTCATGGCCTCGCTCGACTTCCAGATGGAAGGATTCGTCAAGGCCCAGGGCTTCGTTCTCTACCGCACGCCCAAGCATTACGCCATCAGCGCCGCCATGGCCATCGCCTCGGCCACCCTGGCCGCCTGGGTGCCGGCCCGCCGGGCCTCGCGGCTCAACCCGGTGGATATCGTCCGGGGGGCGGGATGA
- a CDS encoding ABC transporter ATP-binding protein translates to MEVAIEARGVTRDLPGPVPVTLVRDIDLTVGRGEFVAVTGPSGSGKSSLLYLLGLLDVPTGGSVWLQGGNTAGLPPDAMAELRLASIGFVFQFHFLLPEFTCQSNVEIPIRRLGALSDSQARIRAAELLDSLELADHRRKYPDQLSGGQRQRVAIARALANDPPLILADEPTGNLDTRTAHLVFELFRDLAHRQNRTVIVVTHDAELAQTADRRVHLVDGRIVG, encoded by the coding sequence ATGGAGGTGGCCATCGAAGCCCGCGGTGTCACCCGCGACCTGCCCGGTCCGGTGCCGGTCACCCTGGTGCGCGACATCGACCTGACCGTCGGACGGGGAGAGTTCGTGGCGGTGACCGGGCCGTCGGGCTCGGGCAAGTCTTCGCTGCTCTATCTTTTGGGATTGCTCGATGTGCCGACCGGCGGATCCGTCTGGCTGCAAGGCGGCAATACCGCCGGCCTGCCGCCCGATGCCATGGCCGAGCTTCGCCTCGCCTCCATCGGCTTCGTCTTCCAGTTCCATTTCCTGCTGCCGGAATTCACCTGTCAGTCCAATGTGGAGATTCCCATCCGCCGCCTGGGCGCCCTGAGCGATTCCCAAGCGCGCATCCGGGCAGCCGAATTGCTGGATTCACTGGAACTGGCCGATCACCGGCGCAAATACCCCGATCAGCTTTCCGGCGGCCAGCGCCAGCGCGTCGCCATCGCCCGCGCCCTGGCCAACGACCCGCCCCTGATCCTGGCCGACGAGCCCACGGGCAACCTGGACACCCGCACCGCCCATCTGGTGTTCGAGCTGTTCCGCGACCTGGCCCACCGCCAGAATCGCACGGTCATTGTGGTCACTCACGATGCCGAACTGGCGCAGACAGCCGACCGCCGCGTCCATCTGGTGGACGGGCGGATCGTCGGCTGA
- a CDS encoding response regulator, with protein MKVLLADDHALFREGVRMVLESLSNEPLDIVEACDFNQVLTLVRGNADFDVALLDLSMPGMDGFSAIGAVRRSAPDIYLVVVSASEEPQTVRKALDSGAHGYICKSAGSASMMAGIRSVLEGDTFVSPHIVVPDTAAPSIGDINGEQLQSLLTPRQRDVLGMLRQGKSNKEIARDLSLAEITVKLHVTAILRALGCENRTQAAILAAKMGV; from the coding sequence ATGAAGGTTCTTCTTGCCGACGATCATGCGTTGTTCCGCGAAGGGGTGCGCATGGTTCTGGAAAGCCTGTCAAACGAGCCTCTCGATATTGTGGAGGCCTGCGACTTCAATCAGGTACTGACTCTGGTGCGCGGCAACGCCGATTTCGACGTGGCGCTCCTCGATCTTTCCATGCCGGGGATGGATGGCTTTTCCGCCATTGGGGCCGTGCGGCGTTCTGCTCCCGACATCTATCTTGTGGTGGTGTCCGCCTCGGAGGAGCCGCAGACGGTGCGCAAGGCCCTCGACAGCGGGGCACACGGCTATATCTGTAAGTCGGCGGGGTCCGCCTCCATGATGGCCGGCATTCGCTCGGTGCTGGAAGGCGACACCTTCGTCAGCCCCCATATCGTGGTTCCCGATACCGCGGCTCCATCCATTGGTGACATCAACGGCGAACAGTTGCAGTCTCTGCTGACGCCGCGTCAGCGCGACGTGCTGGGCATGTTGCGCCAGGGCAAGTCCAACAAGGAAATTGCCCGCGACCTCAGCCTGGCCGAGATCACCGTGAAGCTGCACGTGACCGCCATTCTGAGGGCATTGGGCTGCGAGAACCGCACCCAGGCCGCCATCCTTGCCGCCAAGATGGGCGTCTAG
- a CDS encoding molybdopterin-guanine dinucleotide biosynthesis protein B, whose translation MDRFAGCDLLLIEGYKWAPHPKLEVWDPGLGKSMLAPEERSIVALAADTPVTSVALPTFRRDDIAGIAAYICQYCQI comes from the coding sequence ATGGATCGCTTCGCCGGATGCGATCTTTTGCTGATCGAAGGCTACAAGTGGGCGCCGCACCCCAAATTGGAAGTGTGGGACCCGGGTCTCGGCAAGTCCATGCTGGCGCCAGAGGAAAGAAGCATAGTCGCCCTGGCGGCCGACACGCCGGTGACTTCGGTGGCATTGCCCACATTTCGTCGCGACGATATCGCGGGCATTGCGGCTTATATTTGCCAGTATTGCCAGATTTGA
- a CDS encoding molybdopterin-guanine dinucleotide biosynthesis protein B — protein sequence MKVFGIAGWSGSGKTTLLIRLIPALVARGVRVATVKHTHHDPAVGDEECRALARAGAVECVVASPRRFALVHEIHLDDAEPPWTG from the coding sequence ATGAAAGTCTTTGGAATCGCCGGCTGGAGTGGCAGCGGCAAGACGACACTGCTCATCCGGCTGATTCCGGCCCTGGTGGCACGGGGCGTCAGAGTCGCTACGGTCAAGCACACCCATCACGATCCGGCCGTCGGTGACGAGGAGTGCCGCGCCTTGGCCCGGGCCGGCGCGGTGGAATGCGTGGTGGCGTCACCTCGCCGCTTCGCCCTGGTGCACGAAATTCACCTGGATGACGCCGAGCCGCCCTGGACTGGCTGA
- a CDS encoding methyl-accepting chemotaxis protein — protein MTVKQDAVTADFLGFRPICWTWAREAFWAGELPFLADLPIRARFVLLVVLALVASVVFGSVYLAAGQRIEAMLQAQDSYRRLNDLAGDVRGLSAAAQNLMEIFARERDPAVAEALKRDLGQIRERLDRVAELSAGGPMAQAVGEAQVGVEAIAQSFQGLESHMVRLGLTPQSGLRARLNESSRAVERELAMWPASAPLSLAMARMRLAERDFMLDGLEDALGRHRAATGQLDIALDSSALPNSTRDDLRRLSAAYGEELQAFAAGSLAVKAELAEVRSGFLALQPVMQRVLAYAREGMAEAIAAQEAERRATGRQVALVGLLAGLSFLLACLVIAHSITRPVRLIQDAMERLSHGDHGIAVPGSARRNEIGDMARAVGVFKENAIAMVRLQEEQRSIRSQADAANRAHLLALAEGFEQAVKSTADLVASNAVGIRHTAERMTSGTDQGKSSAMAVAEAARQCRTTVQAVAEATGVLGDSVREISAGTEDAAAIARDAVGRLASTTERIQSLSLVAGRIGRVVTMIEEIAQRTNMLALNATIEAQRAGEAGKGFAVVAGEVKHLASQTARSTREIAAQVAEIQGATADTEVAIEGIGDTILRMDRIAGEVADAVSRQRDVTARIQRCVGEMDRDAAVVGDGVASVTQAAVRYCAAAIRVIWAAKDLARPATALNHEVDSFLTTVRR, from the coding sequence ATGACCGTGAAGCAGGACGCCGTAACCGCCGATTTTCTCGGCTTTCGCCCCATTTGCTGGACCTGGGCGCGCGAGGCCTTTTGGGCGGGAGAGCTTCCCTTTCTGGCGGATTTGCCCATCCGGGCCCGGTTCGTGCTGCTGGTGGTGCTGGCCCTGGTGGCCTCGGTGGTGTTCGGCAGTGTCTATCTCGCCGCCGGCCAGCGCATCGAGGCCATGCTGCAGGCCCAGGATTCCTACCGCCGTCTCAACGATCTGGCCGGTGACGTACGGGGGCTCTCGGCGGCGGCCCAGAACCTGATGGAGATCTTCGCCCGCGAGCGCGATCCGGCCGTGGCCGAGGCTTTGAAGCGCGATCTGGGGCAGATCCGCGAGCGCCTGGACCGGGTGGCCGAGCTGTCGGCGGGTGGTCCCATGGCCCAGGCGGTGGGCGAGGCCCAGGTCGGCGTCGAGGCCATCGCCCAGTCCTTCCAAGGGCTGGAAAGCCATATGGTGCGCCTGGGGCTGACGCCCCAGTCGGGGTTGCGGGCCAGGCTGAACGAATCCTCCCGCGCGGTGGAGCGGGAACTGGCCATGTGGCCGGCTTCGGCTCCCCTGTCGCTGGCCATGGCCCGCATGCGGCTGGCCGAGCGGGATTTCATGCTGGACGGGCTGGAGGACGCGCTGGGGCGCCACCGGGCGGCCACCGGGCAGCTGGACATCGCGCTCGACTCGTCTGCCCTGCCCAATTCCACCCGCGACGACCTGCGGCGATTGAGTGCGGCCTATGGCGAGGAGCTTCAGGCCTTCGCCGCCGGATCACTGGCGGTCAAGGCCGAACTGGCCGAGGTGCGGTCCGGGTTCCTGGCCCTGCAGCCGGTCATGCAGCGCGTGCTGGCCTATGCCCGCGAAGGCATGGCCGAGGCTATCGCCGCCCAGGAGGCCGAGCGCCGCGCCACCGGACGTCAAGTCGCCCTGGTCGGGCTGCTGGCGGGGCTGTCGTTTCTGCTGGCCTGCCTGGTCATCGCCCATTCCATTACCCGGCCGGTCCGCCTGATCCAGGACGCCATGGAACGCCTGTCCCATGGCGACCATGGCATCGCGGTTCCCGGCTCGGCCCGGCGCAACGAGATCGGCGACATGGCCCGCGCCGTGGGTGTGTTCAAGGAAAATGCCATCGCCATGGTTCGGTTGCAGGAGGAGCAGCGTTCCATCCGTTCCCAGGCCGATGCCGCCAACCGGGCGCATCTGCTGGCGCTGGCCGAGGGCTTCGAGCAGGCGGTGAAGAGCACCGCCGATCTGGTGGCCTCCAATGCGGTGGGAATTCGCCACACCGCCGAGCGCATGACGTCGGGCACCGACCAGGGCAAGAGCAGCGCCATGGCCGTGGCCGAAGCCGCCCGCCAGTGCCGGACGACCGTTCAGGCCGTGGCCGAGGCCACCGGCGTGCTGGGAGACTCGGTCCGCGAGATTTCCGCCGGCACCGAGGACGCCGCCGCCATCGCCCGGGACGCGGTGGGCCGTCTGGCATCGACCACCGAGCGCATTCAGAGCCTCTCCCTGGTGGCGGGGCGGATCGGCCGGGTGGTGACCATGATCGAGGAGATCGCCCAGCGCACCAACATGCTGGCCCTCAACGCCACCATCGAGGCCCAGCGGGCGGGGGAAGCCGGCAAGGGCTTCGCCGTGGTGGCGGGCGAGGTCAAGCATCTGGCCAGCCAGACCGCCCGCTCGACCCGCGAGATCGCCGCCCAGGTGGCGGAGATCCAGGGGGCGACCGCCGATACCGAGGTCGCCATCGAGGGGATCGGCGACACCATTCTGCGCATGGACCGCATCGCCGGCGAGGTCGCCGACGCGGTGTCCCGCCAGCGCGACGTTACCGCCCGGATTCAACGCTGTGTCGGGGAAATGGATCGGGACGCCGCCGTGGTGGGTGATGGTGTGGCGTCCGTGACCCAGGCGGCGGTGCGTTATTGTGCTGCCGCCATCCGGGTGATCTGGGCGGCCAAGGATCTGGCTCGCCCTGCGACCGCGCTCAATCACGAGGTGGACTCCTTCCTGACCACGGTCAGGCGGTAG
- a CDS encoding ribonuclease J, giving the protein MSQGELLFLPLGGVGEIGMNLALYGYDGKWLMVDCGVSFGDETMPMVDVVMADPAWIEERRDKLAGIVITHGHEDHLGAVQYLWDRLRCPVWATPFSASILKNKLHETGLQAQVPLNVVELGSRFKVGPFEIEMISITHSIPEPNLLAIRTPLGTVVHTGDWKFDPDPLLGLPTDTEALRRVGKEGVLALIGDSTNVFTKGHSGSESEVRGSLIELLGRFDGRIAVSCFATNVARLESITVAAMANDRSVALVGRSLWRIDKAARENGYLADLPPFLTEHDAGYLPKDKVVYICTGSQGEPRAALARIASGDHPHVHLGKGDVCIFSSRIIPGNEKDIFKLQNDLVRQGVEVVTEKDEFVHVSGHPARQEMEEMYRLLRPRVAVPVHGEARHLQEHARLARACGVEEAIETSNGAMLRLAPGPVEVIDHVPTGKLCVDGPRIVRLDSEILRNRRRMVFNGSAVVTVVLDKVGKLLGDPQLTALGLLDAGHEAEEHDAVVEAVRDAIEELPQKVRRDDAVVREAARLAVRRSLRDTHGKKPITEVHLVRV; this is encoded by the coding sequence ATGAGCCAGGGCGAACTCCTCTTCCTGCCCCTGGGGGGCGTCGGCGAGATCGGCATGAATCTCGCGCTGTACGGCTATGACGGCAAGTGGCTGATGGTCGATTGCGGCGTCTCCTTCGGCGACGAGACCATGCCCATGGTCGACGTGGTGATGGCCGATCCCGCCTGGATCGAGGAACGCCGCGACAAGCTGGCGGGCATCGTCATCACCCATGGTCACGAGGACCATCTGGGCGCCGTCCAGTATCTGTGGGACCGGCTGCGCTGTCCGGTGTGGGCGACGCCGTTCTCGGCCTCCATCCTGAAGAACAAGCTGCACGAGACCGGGCTGCAGGCCCAGGTGCCTCTCAACGTAGTTGAGCTGGGATCGCGCTTTAAGGTCGGCCCGTTCGAGATCGAAATGATCTCCATCACTCATTCCATTCCCGAGCCGAATCTGCTGGCTATCCGCACGCCGCTGGGCACCGTCGTCCATACGGGCGACTGGAAGTTCGACCCCGATCCGCTGCTGGGCCTGCCCACCGATACAGAAGCTCTGCGCCGGGTGGGCAAGGAGGGCGTCCTGGCCCTGATCGGCGATTCCACCAATGTTTTCACCAAGGGCCATTCCGGTTCGGAATCCGAGGTGCGTGGCAGCCTGATCGAGCTGCTGGGCCGCTTTGACGGGCGCATCGCCGTGTCGTGCTTCGCCACCAACGTGGCGCGGCTGGAAAGCATCACCGTGGCGGCCATGGCCAATGACCGCAGCGTCGCCCTGGTGGGCCGGAGCCTGTGGCGCATCGATAAGGCGGCGCGGGAGAACGGCTATCTCGCCGACCTGCCGCCCTTCCTTACCGAGCACGATGCCGGTTACCTGCCCAAGGACAAGGTGGTCTATATCTGCACCGGCAGCCAGGGAGAGCCCCGCGCCGCCCTGGCCCGCATCGCGTCGGGCGACCATCCCCATGTGCATCTGGGCAAGGGGGACGTCTGCATCTTCTCGTCGCGGATCATTCCCGGCAACGAGAAGGACATTTTCAAGCTTCAGAATGATTTGGTCCGCCAGGGCGTCGAGGTGGTGACCGAGAAGGATGAATTCGTCCATGTCTCCGGCCATCCCGCCCGCCAGGAGATGGAGGAAATGTATCGCCTGCTGCGGCCGCGCGTCGCGGTGCCGGTGCATGGCGAGGCCCGCCACCTGCAGGAGCACGCTCGGCTGGCGCGGGCTTGCGGGGTGGAGGAGGCTATCGAGACCTCCAACGGCGCCATGCTGCGCCTCGCTCCCGGTCCGGTGGAGGTGATTGACCACGTGCCCACCGGCAAGCTGTGCGTCGATGGCCCGCGCATCGTCCGTCTGGATTCCGAGATCCTGCGCAATCGCCGTCGCATGGTGTTCAACGGCTCGGCCGTGGTTACCGTGGTGCTGGACAAGGTCGGCAAGCTGCTGGGCGATCCGCAACTGACGGCCCTGGGCCTGCTGGATGCCGGTCACGAGGCGGAAGAGCACGACGCGGTGGTCGAGGCCGTGCGTGACGCCATCGAGGAACTGCCGCAGAAGGTCCGCCGGGACGACGCCGTGGTGCGCGAAGCCGCCCGGCTGGCGGTGCGTCGCTCGTTGCGTGACACCCACGGCAAGAAGCCCATCACCGAGGTGCATCTGGTCCGGGTCTGA
- a CDS encoding type III pantothenate kinase: protein MLLAIDSGNTNIVFAVYDGDTLRGEWRASTDSERTADELGVWLTQLLTIEGLNRLDISAAIIASVVPAMVFGLKTLCRRYFKCEPLVVGDEGVDLGLSILLDRPEEVGADRLVNAVAAHKYYKGPLIVIDFGTATTFDVVDADGNYCGGAISPGINLSLEALHMAAAKLPRVAIGRPRQVIGRATVPAMQSGIFWGYVGLIEGLVKRIKEEFGSDMLVLATGGLAPLFAEATKVINALDADLTLRGLLEIHRRNSTPVRG, encoded by the coding sequence ATGCTGTTGGCCATCGATTCGGGCAACACCAATATCGTCTTCGCGGTCTATGACGGCGACACCCTGCGCGGCGAGTGGCGTGCCTCGACGGATTCCGAGCGGACCGCCGACGAACTGGGCGTCTGGCTCACCCAGTTGCTGACCATCGAGGGGCTGAACCGCCTGGACATCTCGGCGGCGATCATCGCCAGCGTGGTGCCGGCCATGGTGTTCGGCCTGAAGACCCTGTGCCGCCGCTATTTCAAGTGCGAGCCGCTGGTGGTGGGCGACGAAGGGGTGGATCTAGGCCTGTCCATCCTGCTCGATCGTCCCGAGGAAGTGGGCGCCGACCGCCTGGTCAATGCCGTGGCGGCCCATAAATATTACAAGGGGCCGTTGATCGTCATCGACTTCGGCACGGCCACCACCTTCGACGTGGTGGACGCGGACGGAAATTACTGCGGCGGGGCCATCTCGCCCGGCATCAATCTGTCGCTGGAGGCCCTGCACATGGCGGCCGCCAAGCTGCCGCGGGTGGCTATCGGGCGGCCACGGCAGGTGATCGGGCGGGCCACGGTGCCGGCCATGCAATCGGGGATCTTCTGGGGCTATGTCGGCCTGATCGAGGGATTGGTGAAGCGGATCAAGGAAGAGTTCGGCTCGGACATGCTGGTGCTGGCCACCGGCGGACTGGCGCCGCTGTTTGCCGAGGCGACCAAGGTGATCAACGCGCTGGACGCCGACCTGACCCTGCGCGGCCTGCTGGAAATCCATCGCCGCAATTCGACGCCGGTGCGGGGATGA
- a CDS encoding biotin--[acetyl-CoA-carboxylase] ligase: MTTFDLPAPFSHVELDSVGSTNDEVRRRVEDGSAADLLVVTARRQTSGRGRRGRVWDSPEGNLHVSFAIRIQRPLSEAAQIGFAAALALAEALDEVVPGHDVRCKWPNDVLVDGRKVAGMLLESAGDGWLILGIGVDVERRPAPAEALYAAVALAELGYGGDSMGVLAALCRHLGPWLERWRADGFAPIRAGWLEWARGLGEAALVRLEAETLSGVFRGLDEEGGLLLDQGEAGIRRVLAGDVFFPGL; this comes from the coding sequence ATGACAACCTTCGATCTGCCGGCGCCGTTCAGCCATGTGGAGCTGGACAGCGTCGGCAGCACCAATGACGAGGTTCGGCGGCGGGTCGAGGACGGCTCCGCCGCCGATCTTTTGGTGGTGACGGCCCGGCGCCAGACCTCGGGGCGCGGCCGACGCGGCCGGGTGTGGGACAGCCCCGAGGGCAACCTGCACGTTTCCTTCGCCATCCGGATCCAGAGGCCGCTGTCCGAGGCAGCCCAGATCGGCTTCGCGGCGGCGCTGGCCCTGGCCGAGGCCCTTGACGAAGTGGTGCCGGGGCACGATGTGCGATGCAAGTGGCCCAACGACGTGCTGGTCGACGGGCGCAAGGTGGCGGGCATGCTGCTGGAGAGCGCCGGTGACGGCTGGTTGATTCTGGGCATCGGCGTCGACGTGGAACGCCGCCCGGCGCCGGCCGAGGCTTTGTATGCCGCCGTCGCGCTGGCCGAGTTGGGCTATGGCGGCGATAGCATGGGCGTGCTGGCTGCGCTGTGTCGGCATCTCGGCCCCTGGCTGGAGCGCTGGCGGGCCGACGGCTTTGCCCCCATCAGGGCCGGCTGGCTGGAGTGGGCGAGGGGCCTGGGCGAGGCGGCGCTGGTCCGCCTCGAGGCCGAGACGCTGTCCGGCGTGTTCCGGGGCCTCGACGAGGAAGGCGGTCTGCTGCTCGATCAGGGCGAGGCCGGAATCCGGCGGGTTCTGGCTGGGGATGTGTTTTTTCCGGGATTGTGA